From the Drechmeria coniospora strain ARSEF 6962 chromosome 02, whole genome shotgun sequence genome, the window AAAGCTCGAGAATACGCCTGCGGCCTACCAGGCTCGGATTGGAAGTGCCAAGGGCATGTGGATCATTAATACGGACGATGATGGCTTCAGTGATGATTTCTGGATCAGTACATACCCATCGCAACGAAAATGGGATTGCGACTTCGATGATCCTCTTCATCGGACCTTTGAAGTGAAGGACTGGCCACGTCGTCCGAGGCCAGCAGCATTGAATCAACAGTTCATTCCTGTGCTCGAGGAACGTGCATCTGACCCTGCAGCGATGCGGCAGGCCATTGCTGAGCACTTGAGAAGCAGCTTGCTTGCAGACATGGATGCCTTCAAGGAGGCTTTAGTTCACCCCGAGAACTTGCGCCACTGGCTAGATCAGTCTCGACAGTCTCGACAGGACCACATCTCCCACGGCCATGTCCCGTACTCGGGTGGACTTCCTACCTCGCCCGAGTATGCACTCATATGTCTCCTGGATGCTGGCTTCGACTTGCAAAAGAACAAATATATGCAGGATCGCTGTCAGGACATTGCAGACAGGATTTCCAAGAGATTATCAGATAAGACGCACATCAAGATTCCCCAATCGACCAACTTATTCATGGTTCCCGATTTTTGTTCCGTCTTGGAAGAGGGTGAAGTTCACGTGGCCTTTTCCACCATGTATCAAACAGACGGCTTCAGCGACACTTTGCTGGAGGGCATGGACATTCTCGTCGGTAGGTCTCCTGCCCACTTCGAAAGTGATATTCAAAAAGCGAGGGCAGTATCGCACCCGAAACTCCGCCAATTGAAGGACGTCATTGTCTTCCCGATGAAGGGCAAGTCTTGCCTCGCCGACATGCTGTCCGGTGGGGATTATGACGGGGACAGGGCTTGGATTTGTTGGGATCGAAAGATTGTCGACAACTTTTGCAACGCCCCGGTACCCAATTGCGACGACCTCTTCCAGCAAGGATATCTGACAAAGCTGGATCTGCCTGTGCAGGATTTCTGCGATGAGAAGTGGGACATCGACATGGTGTGCGATAAGTTCGTCTCCAACGGCGTTCAATTCAACATGCAACCATTTCTGCTCGGCATATGCACCAATTGCAAGGAGAAGCTAAGCTACTACGAAAATACCGTCAGCGGCCCGAAAATCGTCGCGTACAGCAACCTGCTTAAACATCTCGTGGATCAGTCCAAGCAGGGCATCTGGTTTTCCTTCAACGACTTGAGCCGGTTTCAGAATGAGGTCGTGGGGTCGAAGAAATACTTGGACGAGCCAGAATACATGTCAGACAGGCCATCTGGTCATGTCTGGGGTCCCATCAATGGCCAGGTGAGGCAGAAGCATATTTTGGACTATTTGAAGTTTGACGTTGCGAAACCAGCCATTGATGATGCCCGAGAGAGCTTCAGCAAGGCGTTCCAGGGCACAGCTGGACAATATTACGATGAAGACTTGACCAAATGCGTGAACCATTACGAGAAAAAGCGAGCAACTTCAGAGACCTGGAATATCGTCTTCAAACACCTTCAGTCTAAGATTGAAGCAGTTGCTTCTGAGTGGCAGGACAAGATGGGCCAGGGGCCAGGGGACTTTGCCATCAGGGTGAGCCGCACGAAGCAGATACACCAGAGGTGGATGCAAATTGGTCCACCCGAAGGGCTTCCTTCCAATGACGCCGTCAGTGACCTCATGGAGAGTTGGAGCCGCGACCCTGGGTCAGCTACGTGGTCGCTCCTCAAGGCATCATTGACTTTTAAACTCTATCACAAGAGGAAGCCGAAATTCACTTGGCAAATAGCAGGGCGTCAGCTCTGCAAAATAAAGGACAGGATGACTTGCGACAATGGCGAGACGGCGTCAGTCGTTATTGGAGCACGGATGTTTGCAGCCCTTCGATCGGATCGGCGGTTTAACGCGACCTTGGGAGTTCCCCGCGGAATGCCGAGAGACAACGAAAGCATGCTCGCCATGGATGAGGTTAGGAGATATGATGAAGTTGGTACGCAGTTGATTTATGATGAACCCAGTTTGTAATGTTTGTGTTGGATATGAAGTGTTTGGAATACTCcctgtattagttccacaAGAACCTGATACGTGTACCAGTGATATTTTAGTAAGAATACAACATACTTGATGTCTTCAACAAACTTGATGTCTTCAACAAACTTGATGTCTTCAACAAACTTGATGTCTTGCCAACAGTAGTACATACGGTTCTACTTCAATTCTAGCAGTTGAAACAGTATCCAGCTATCGCGATGCTACTCGTCCTACGTACTCGGAGTCTGACGAGTCAGACCTATTTCTAATGATACTCTCCCTTATATGCGCTTCAGCAAAAGCTCTTTATACGTGAAGTTATTAGACAGTACCGGTTCGTGCTTTGGCACTTGATGAACCTAGTTTTCTGCGTTATCCGTACGACTTGCTGGCCGTAATCCGGAAACGTCGAGCTACGTTTTACATAACAGAGACTGAATAGTACTGTCAGATTGATGCATAACATAGGCTGCAATACATGAGATCTTCTAGAACATTTATTTAAGGGCTAAAGGTGCTAGATATACTTGCTTGACGAGCGGTAATGCAGCCCATGCAACGTCGTACATTAGCTAACCCCCATTCCGGGTCCAATGTTCAATGCTATAGCACTGTACTATTTGCTGTAATATGTGACAAACGTGCTAGCAGTCCGTTCTTGTGTTCCCTCTTATTCTTTCGTATCGTTATAGTATTTCTGCAATCGATGTGCCTTTCCCACCGATCGTGGACATTTACATGATATTCATGGTGGCTGCCGTCGGCAGTTTATTCCTGTACTCGAGCAACGCATGTCGGTTCCTGCAGCAATACGATAGGCCATGGCTGAGCACCTGAGAGGCAGCATAGTTGCGGATATAGAGGGAATCCAGGCAGCTGTACAACCGTCGCGCCGGCGCGGTAGGCGAGATGAAGCATCTCGCGCGGTCGAAATTCACTTGGGCAATAGCAGGGCGTCAACTCTGCACACTAAAGAGCAGGATGACCTGCGACAATGGCAATACAGCGTCAGCGGCTATACATCACGGATGCTCGCATCGCTTCGACCGGATCGGCAGTTTATCATGACCGGGGGAGTCTGTGTAACATTTTTCATCAAGTTTCAAACAGACGGTGTCTGCGACAGTTTGCTGCAGTATATAAGTGAGAGGGTTTAGTCAATGATTCTATGGAGCAAAACACTATTAGACAACAATCTCATATTGTCGTCATGTCAAACGCCATTTTCAATCCAGCACGAAACCAACACCTTGGGGGTTTGAGCACGGCAGGGGTAATTGCTTTGGCCCTTCCATTAGCCATCGCTTTGGCCGTTGCTATCTTGGCCGATGTTCCTTTGGCCATCATTCCCTTAGCCTTCGTTCCCCTGGCAATAGCAGTAGGCATCGGGAGCAGCCTGGGGTCTTGGATCAGCGTGAGGCCAGTGAGCAGGCACACACTGCCCTTTGAATTCTTATTCCAATTCGCGGTATTTCCTTGAGCGTTCCATCACGTGTTTCCATGCTGTGTGCAGTTCGTTACTGTCCTCCTGCCCGCAGGACTTTGCGCCACTCGCAGCAGCTTCATCGATCGTCTTCAGACTTTCAATCAACCACCATTTCCCAGGCATATTCTGTCTTGTTTTCAACTATTATTCGTCGTTCCCTGGGCCGTACGATTCAGGAAACCACGATGGAGCACCGTGTTTCTTGAGCCATGCTATACTGGAATCATAGTAGGGATTGGTATCCTCTCTATTACTTGCAGCCAAATGATCCTTTGCATACTCCTCTGACCACCGCTTTTCGGACTGAACAGCAGGTGCAGCAAGTCCGAGTCCGGCTAGAGCGGCAACGAAAATAGTAATAGAGGCGCGCATTTTGTAAATAGCAGTTGAAGTTATGGTAATGATTGGTGGTAGAACGAGGCGTTTGATCGGCTGAGAAATGGTAAAGCTTGGTTTGTGTTTTGCTGCTCTTGTCGTCGTGCTCGAACGACTATATATACACATACATGCACGACTACGGGGAAGCATTACCTTGGCAACTTACCGTCACGTTTATAATTGAAACACACTCCTTCTGGTGCCGCATTTAAAGTGTCCGCGCGATATGCTGAGGGACTACGCCTACGTTGAACGTATATCTGAAACGCGAAACACTTGGTGGTTCGCAACTATTTGCTTCACCATGACGCCAGGTCCCACCCACACCTACTTGGCTGCATCTAGTCCAGTTATTCAAAGTGCTTTTGTATCTCCGACACATCCAACTAGGTGTGGGATAGGTGCTGTATCGAGGAAGATTGTATGTATACGTACATTCAAGTATGCTGAGAATGGCTATGGCTTGACTAATGATGAAGCCGGTCCAGAACCTTCGTGTCTGGATGATATGTTTGGAAACCCTCTTTATCAGTTCAACAAGAACGTGTCATGTTTGATGAGCATTCTGTAGAAagaatacagtacatgaaaTTTTTTAATCGGCAGTAGCATATCGGGTTGCATTTCAACTATAGCAATCAAAATCATAGCCAGTTACCGCGATTTACTGTTCGTCCTACGTTTCGGGAGTCCCCGGAGTCCCTGGAGTCAGACCTACCTGCAACGATGCTCTCGTTTACGTGAGACGCTGCAAAAGCTCTTTATCCGCCCGAAGGTATCGAGCGGCTACGGTGGGTGCTTCGGCTGGCTCTTGACAGGGTTCACTGCGTCGTTCGCACGACTCGCCGACCGTCATGCGGAACAACTCGAGCCAAGTGTTTCTTGATCGAGTGGTAAACGATACAGGCAAGATAGATGCACCATGTCGGATCTTTTCGCCATTCTTTCTTCAAAGGCCAGAATGCTAGATTTACTATTTCACTCGTCGTGACCCGGCAAATGCACCATCTCGCATCTGCTGAGTGGTGTTTTGATGGGAGCATTGAATGTTGCATAGCCATATCATTTGCCgcaatactgtacaacacAAACGTCCCAGCAGTCCGTCATCGGGTTCCTCTTGTTCCTTCGTCTCCGTGATATTACTGCAATCGATTCACCTTTCCCCAGCGATCGTGGACATAAACATAACATTCATGGTGGCCGCCATCATGACGTCGGGTCCACATGAAAAAACAAACTCATCGGTATGGCGCCAAAGCCAAGGACCTCGTCTTGGTGGTGGCGACGGGGAGGTCTATTTCTCATCAGATCGGTTCCTCGCGCGGCTCTATGAGCACCTCGTTCACGGCTACATGCTCCGGCTGCAGGACGGCAAACATAATCGCCTTCGccacgtcctcggcgtcgaggaccttGGCGCCTGTCGGCTCGCCATACTTCTTCAGCGCCTCTCGGTCCGTCGACATGCCCAGCAGGCCCGTGTCGACGTTTCCGGGCTGGATGGACGTCACGCGCAGACCGGAGTTGGCCGTCTCGAGACGGAGCGACTGCAGAGTCGCCTCGACGAAGAACTTGCTAGCCGAGtagacgccgaggccgggaAAGACCttgcggccggcgtcggacgagatggcgacgacgtggccTTTGCCGCGCTGCAGGAAGCCCGGAACGGTGCTGGACAGGCAGTGCAGCAGGCCCTTGCagttgacgtcgacggtccgCTCCCACTCGTCCGCCTGGACATTCCCCATCATGGTGAAGTACATGACGCCTGcgcagacgacgaggatgtcgaTGGGGCCGagcttctccgtcgtcgtctgcatCAGGGACTGCACCTGACGCGCGCTCGTCACGTCCGTCGGGTGCGTCAGGATCTTGCCGCTGCAGCCGGCGAGGCCATCCTTGACATTTTCGAGCAGGTCCTTGCgccgggcggcgagggcgacgtgggcgccctcggcggccagcttggcggcgacggcggcacccatgcccgacgacgcgcccgtgacgacggcgaccttgCCGGCGAGACGCCCCCTCTTGGCGCggacgccgttgccgttcACGTGCAGGCGGCGCGGAGGATGGGAGAGCCAGCCTCGGGCGTAGAAGTGGCGAGCGTACGTCTCCCAGAGGTGCGTGTCGATCTTCGGTCGCTTCAGGCCGTAGAGGTCGAGCGCGGGCTGCGTCGCGTCGTCCTTCAACACCGTCACGCACCGCAGCGTCTCCACCGTCGGCATGCCGCCGCGCAGGATGTCGACGGTGAAGGGATCGTCGCCGGCCCGCGTTCCGCGCTTCTCGCCCCAGAGCGTCACCCACTCGTCAAAGGGGAGCTTCTCGGTCGGGTAGCCCAGGGCCTCGAGGCTCGCAAACACCTCGTTGGCCGAGACGGGGTTGGGGTCGCCGAGGTGGTAGAGCCGCTGCTTCGTGCAGGGGTGGTTGGCGAGCGTGACGATGGCGTTGCTGACAAAGTCGACGGGCGTCATCTCGGCGAGCCAGCCGTCGACTTCGggagcgacgccgaggtgcAGGGACTCGACGAACAGGGCGTTGAGGAGATCGTACGTGTTGGTCGACCCGGTGACGCTGTGGCCGCTGATGGTGCCCGGACGGTACACCTTGACTGGGAtgccgcgtcggccggcttcgTAGACGAGCATCTCGGCCACCCACTTCGTCTGGCCGtagccgtcgaggagcttcgtggggacggcgtcgatgtcGAGCATCGTCTCCTCGTTCCAGCCCTCGACCGAGGGCGGCAGCACGCCGTTGGTCGACACGTGGTGGACCGTGGCGCCGGCGCGGGAGGCGAGCCGAAGCATCTCGCgcgtgccgccgacgttggcATTTCTCAGCGCCGCGTAGGGATACACAAGGTTCaccgtggcggcggcgtggacGATGACCTCGACGCGGGACGCAAGCTCGTCGAAGGCTTCGGGGGACAGCCCGAGACGGTTGCGCGCCAGGTTGCCGGGCACAATCTCCATGCGCTCGAGCATCGTGTCGTCCCAGATGCCGAGGTCGATCAGGTTCTTGCGGATGcgggcgatgccggccggccggtAGTTCTCTGACGGCTCGGTGAAGCGGACGAGACACAGGACGTGGGCCGAGGTGCTGTCGAGAATGGCCTTGAGCAGGAAGGCACCCAGATAGCCGGTCGTGCCGGTGAGCAGGACGGTGTCGGCATCGCTCAGCCGACGCAGCGGCGTGCCGTCGGACTGGATCTCCTCGGGCAGCACGCAGTCGGCACGCAGCACTGCCGGCAGGTCGgcctgcaccgccgccgtgtGGCCGTCCCGCGCgcccttgacggcctcgaggtggCCCTCCAAGGTGGGCGTGCCGGCCAGCGGGCCGAGGGGGACGGGGAAACCAAAGGCCCGCGTGAGCCgaccggcgaggtcggcgaggatcAGAGAgtggccgccgaggtcgaagaAGCTGTGGTTCGGCGAGATGGCGCTCGTGGGAATGTTGAGCGAAGCGGCCCACATCTTGACGATGGTGTCCATCTGCACCTTGGTGTCGCGttccttcttcttggccttgacgacgggcgtgctgggcgacggcggcggcggcaacgccTTGAGGTCCGTCTTGCCCGAGACGCCGTGGGTGGGCAGCTCCCGCAGCTCAACCCAGAGGGCGGGGATCATGTAATGGGCGAGGTGGTCGGTGAGGGCgcggcgggcgacggggCTGTAGCCggactcgtcgacgacgagcacggtgCGGCCCCTGGGCTCGCCCTTGTCGGGCACGACGTAGGCCACGAGCTGCTTCTCGAGGCCCTCTccgcgggcgacgacggcgcaacCCCGCACGGCCAGGTGCTTGACGATGGacgtctcgacggcgcccggcTGGACGGTGTAGCCCCTGGTCTTGatcatgccgccgacgcgaccGGTGATCTCGAGCAGGCCCGAGGGCAGCAGGCGGGCCATGTCGCCCGTGCGATACATCCGACGGTTCCCGCTCGGATCGAAGGGGTCGGGCTGGaaggccttggccgtcgtctcgggAAGGTTGAGGTACCCCCGCGCCAGCAGCTGGCCTCCGACGTAGAGCTCGCCGGCGGTCCCGACCGAGACCCTGTtaccggcctcgtcgaggatgtaGATGTGCTCCGGGTCGAGGGGCGGGCCGACGGGGCAGACGCgggactcgtcgtcgaagaagcTCCTgaggtcgccggcggccaccTCGTGCGTCTCGCTGGCGCTGTAGACGTTGAGCAGGCGCGTGCCGGGAagggcggcgaaggcgcGACGGCAGAGGTCGGTGGTGACGACCTCGCCGTTGAGCCAGAGGGACTTGAGATGCGGCAGCTTCGCGCCGAGATTGCCATGGCGAGAGAGAacggtggcgaggagggtcGGGGTCATGAGGGTGTCGGTGATGTTGCGGGCCGACAGGaactcgacgagggcgacggggTCGTAGCTCGCGGCGTCgggcacggcgacggtggtggcTCCGCGGAGCAGGGGCCGCAGCATCTCCCAGACGAAGAAGACGTTGCAGGCGACGCGGTCGCCGGGACGCAGGTCCTGCAGGCCGAAGCGCAGGTCGTACGAGAGAATGGACGCCTTGTGGGGGTTCGCGATCCCCTTGGGCTGACCGGT encodes:
- a CDS encoding nonribosomal peptide synthetase 10 yields the protein MAVIDVTKDLAAQFVRQAQATPDAVALEDECRTLTYAELDRETWALADRLRQHGVGREDLVGVLMGRGADNVIASLAALRAGGAYLVLELAYPAGLLRDVVDDANPKVIVTHKAHAATIKAHVPVIIVDLPGPSDGNTPTPLLSAEMMEPLPDEEDVDRLAFVSYSSGTTGQPKGIANPHKASILSYDLRFGLQDLRPGDRVACNVFFVWEMLRPLLRGATTVAVPDAASYDPVALVEFLSARNITDTLMTPTLLATVLSRHGNLGAKLPHLKSLWLNGEVVTTDLCRRAFAALPGTRLLNVYSASETHEVAAGDLRSFFDDESRVCPVGPPLDPEHIYILDEAGNRVSVGTAGELYVGGQLLARGYLNLPETTAKAFQPDPFDPSGNRRMYRTGDMARLLPSGLLEITGRVGGMIKTRGYTVQPGAVETSIVKHLAVRGCAVVARGEGLEKQLVAYVVPDKGEPRGRTVLVVDESGYSPVARRALTDHLAHYMIPALWVELRELPTHGVSGKTDLKALPPPPSPSTPVVKAKKKERDTKVQMDTIVKMWAASLNIPTSAISPNHSFFDLGGHSLILADLAGRLTRAFGFPVPLGPLAGTPTLEGHLEAVKGARDGHTAAVQADLPAVLRADCVLPEEIQSDGTPLRRLSDADTVLLTGTTGYLGAFLLKAILDSTSAHVLCLVRFTEPSENYRPAGIARIRKNLIDLGIWDDTMLERMEIVPGNLARNRLGLSPEAFDELASRVEVIVHAAATVNLVYPYAALRNANVGGTREMLRLASRAGATVHHVSTNGVLPPSVEGWNEETMLDIDAVPTKLLDGYGQTKWVAEMLVYEAGRRGIPVKVYRPGTISGHSVTGSTNTYDLLNALFVESLHLGVAPEVDGWLAEMTPVDFVSNAIVTLANHPCTKQRLYHLGDPNPVSANEVFASLEALGYPTEKLPFDEWVTLWGEKRGTRAGDDPFTVDILRGGMPTVETLRCVTVLKDDATQPALDLYGLKRPKIDTHLWETYARHFYARGWLSHPPRRLHVNGNGVRAKRGRLAGKVAVVTGASSGMGAAVAAKLAAEGAHVALAARRKDLLENVKDGLAGCSGKILTHPTDVTSARQVQSLMQTTTEKLGPIDILVVCAGVMYFTMMGNVQADEWERTVDVNCKGLLHCLSSTVPGFLQRGKGHVVAISSDAGRKVFPGLGVYSASKFFVEATLQSLRLETANSGLRVTSIQPGNVDTGLLGMSTDREALKKYGEPTGAKVLDAEDVAKAIMFAVLQPEHVAVNEVLIEPREEPI